The following coding sequences lie in one Cannabis sativa cultivar Pink pepper isolate KNU-18-1 chromosome 5, ASM2916894v1, whole genome shotgun sequence genomic window:
- the LOC115716093 gene encoding SNF2 domain-containing protein CLASSY 4 has product MDYSNPVCRRTRSKTEEFFRSLSKPRRRETTPTEVQIKVENEDFGNDSVAVFVDKENNLGFGFESRKVGSQSQSQSQANNSMGMNGTRDNPLCIDEDDEDEDLMNNIDEDKCSSDSEFLLSSEDFDHDDDDSEDSSDCSYDIYEDREERHCRKRRDFEMNGEGGESCSGVWRKSGSGKTNGGFFRKRYGEFTGVRESSDRFGGGEFSGRKEKGPSPEIWVNGGVDDEGNVGEPAHKRFSQAKRARLVSHSKSNRVIVKDGDGTASQPFCIDQDNDDGGVGAGELEFELEEGNQEPELFTDELFTDQIEKVVRKRLKSDKTREKKLDVKLDVARILLDSITEGTALQDPNEIKTQENDNLRLNEERICRKFFFGEETKQVEKSAEELELEKLWDEMNLAVAAGEIGSLPVDDMVEDEDEDVLSSERDVESLCNHGRHQLIYDEQIGYVCSRCLHVQVEIQHIMPPFERNPWGQSEFRDLGFKNSSVFDKLGEQDYNCGSLSGNGFPEHADTVWDFIPGIKDTMYPHQQEGFEFIWTKIAGGIRADDLKGRNMESSSEEGCIISHAPGTGKTRLTIVFLQSYLKLYPMCFPVIIAPCSMLLTWEEEFRKWKVDIPFHNYNSTDLSGKEDEVAARLLLRGGVRHDPEAVRAVKLRSWAKGGAILGITYSLFAQRVRRANDDKAKQSAKILVDRPNLVVLDEGHTPRNDQTRMWKALSRLKTRKRIVLSGTVFQNNLSELYNTFCLVMPRFEEGEPSTMDNRDKEAKKAWNALTKSVERMEYVSPELRALVQSYAHVHEGNVLDSLPGFKVSMVILEPSTLQKNLLKVIHERRKNQFEFEFGVSMVSVHPSLFLKIKFEALTAPTTDKDELKRLRLNYHAGVKTKFLVELIRLCESINEKVLVFSQYISPLRLVKKQLESHFSWSEKAEISYIDGKMDFKLRQSIINVFNNPSSNVRVLLASLRTCSEGINLVGASRVVLLDIHWNPSVEWQAISRAYRIGQKKIVYIYRLFTHGTMEREKYSRQDEKHKMSKLVFSKSSCHSNPPKTKVREDRILEEMVQHEKLKDMFVDIVSEREK; this is encoded by the exons ATGGATTACTCTAATCCCGTTTGTAGAAGAACAAGGTCGAAAACAGAAGAGTTCTTCAGAAGCTTGTCAAAGCCGAGGAGAAGGGAAACGACGCCCACTGAAGTACAGATTAAAGTTGAGAATGAAGATTTTGGTAATGATTCTGTGGCTGTCTTTGTTGATAAAGAGAATAACTTGGGATTTGGATTTGAATCGAGAAAGGTTGGTTCTCAGTCTCAGTCTCAGTCTCAGGCTAATAATTCTATGGGGATGAATGGAACTAGAGATAACCCTTTATGCATTGATGAAGACGATGAAGATGAGGACTTAATGAACAacattgatgaagataaatgtAGCAGTGACAGTGAGTTTTTGCTTTCATCTGAGGACTTTGATCACGATGATGATGACAGTGAGGACAGTTCGGACTGCTCGTACGACATTTATGAGGATAGAGAAGAGCGGCATTGTCGTAAAAGGAGGGATTTTGAGATGAACGGTGAGGGTGGAGAATCGTGTTCTGGTGTTTGGAGAAAGAGTGGGTCAGGGAAAACAAATGGTGGGTTTTTTAGGAAAAGATATGGTGAGTTTACAGGTGTGAGGGAAAGTAGTGATCGGTTTGGTGGTGGTGAATTCAGTGGGAGAAAAGAGAAAGGGCCAAGTCCAGAGATTTGGGTTAATGGGGGTGTAGATGATGAGGGGAATGTGGGTGAACCTGCTCATAAGAGATTTTCTCAAGCTAAAAGAGCTAGGTTGGTTTCACACTCAAAATCAAATCGTGTAATAGTCAAGGATGGAGATGGAACTGCAAGTCAACCTTTTTGCATTGACCAGGATAATGATGATGGTGGTGTTGGTGCTGGTGAACTTGAATTTGAACTTGAAGAAGGAAATCAAGAACCAGAACTTTTTACTGATGAACTGTTTACTGACCAGATAGAGAAGGTGGTGAGGAAGAGATTAAAATCTGACAAGACTAGAGAAAAGAAGCTCGATGTGAAGCTTGACGTGGCTAGGATTCTTTTGGACTCCATTACAGAAGGAACGGCTTTACAAGATCCTAATGAGATTAAGACTCAAGAAAATGATAATCTGAGGCTAAATGAAGAAAGGATTTGTAGGAAGTTCTTCTTTGGAGAGGAGACTAAGCAAGTAGAGAAGTCAGCTGAGGAGCTTGAGTTGGAGAAACTTTGGGATGAAATGAACCTGGCTGTAGCTGCTGGTGAGATTGGTTCATTGCCTGTTGATGATATG gttgaagatgaagatgaagatgttCTTTCGAGTGAAAGGGATGTGGAATCCCTTTGTAATCACGGCAGACATCAGCTGATTTATGATGAGCAAATTGGATATGTATGCTCTCGCTGTTTGCATGTCCAAGTGGAGATCCAGCATATTATGCCACCTTTT GAAAGAAATCCATGGGGACAATCTGAATTTAGAGACCTTGGCTTCAAAAACAGCTCTGTCTTTGATAAACTCGGGGAGCAAGATTATAATTGTGGTTCACTCTCTGGCAATGGCTTCCCTGAACATGCTGATACAGTTTGGGATTTCATTCCTGGTATCAAAGATACCATGTATCCGCATCAGCAAGAAGGCTTTGAGTTTATTTGGACAAAAATAGCTGGTGGAATTCGCGCTGATGATCTTAAAGGGAGGAACATGGAGAGCTCCAGTGAGGAAGGTTGCATAATATCACAtgctcctggaactggaaaaaCCCGCCTCACCATTGTCTTCTTGCAGTCGTATTTGAAACTGTACCCCATGTGCTTCCCAGTCATTATAGCTCCTTGCAGCATGCTCCTTACCTGGGAAGAAGAGTTTCGGAAGTGGAAGGTTGATATACCATTTCACAATTATAACTCAACAGATTTATCAGGTAAAGAAGATGAGGTAGCTGCTCGGTTACTACTGAGAGGGGGTGTTCGCCATGACCCTGAGGCTGTTCGGGCAGTGAAATTGAGATCTTGGGCAAAGGGTGGTGCCATATTAGGCATCACTTACAGTCTCTTTGCACAACGTGTTAGAAGAGCAAATGACGACAAGGCTAAGCAGTCTGCCAAAATCCTTGTTGACAGACCTAATCTAGTGGTGCTCGATGAGGGACACACTCCCCGAAATGATCAAACCCGCATGTGGAAAGCATTGTCGCGCCTTAAAACAAGGAAGCGCATTGTTCTTTCGGGAACTGTTTTCCAAAACAACCTAAGCGAACTGTATAACACGTTCTGCCTGGTGATGCCGAGGTTTGAAGAGGGAGAGCCTTCGACAATGGACAATAGGGACAAAGAAGCTAAAAAAGCTTGGAATGCACTGACAAAATCCGTTGAAAGAATGGAATACGTCAGCCCAGAGTTAAGAGCATTGGTACAATCTTATGCCCATGTACATGAAGGCAATGTCCTTGATAGCCTTCCTGGGTTTAAGGTCTCTATGGTGATATTGGAGCCATCTACATTGCAGAAGAACCTACTTAAGGTAATTCATGAAAGGAGAAAGAACCAATTTGAATTCGAATTTGGAGTCTCCATGGTCTCTGTCCATCCTTCACTGTTCCTTAAGATTAAATTTGAGGCACTGACAGCACCAACAACTGACAAGGACGAGTTAAAAAGACTGAGGCTGAATTACCATGCTGGTGTAAAGACCAAATTTCTAGTAGAACTGATTCGGCTTTGTGAATCTATAAATGAGAAAGTACTGGTGTTCAGCCAATACATTTCGCCATTGCGGTTAGTGAAGAAACAACTGGAATCCCATTTCAGCTGGAGTGAAAAGGCTGAGATTTCCTATATCGATGGGAAAATGGATTTTAAGCTGCGACAGTCCATAATCAACGTCTTCAACAATCCTTCCAGCAATGTGAGGGTATTGCTTGCTTCACTTAGAACCTGTTCTGAAGGAATCAACCTTGTTGGGGCTTCAAGGGTTGTTTTGCTTGACATTCATTGGAACCCTTCTGTTGAGTGGCAAGCAATTTCACGTGCATATAGAATTGGACAGAAGAAAATTGTGTACATATACAGACTCTTTACACATGGGACAATGGAAAGGGAAAAGTACTCTCGCCAAGATGAGAAGCACAAAATGTCTAAACTTGTATTTTCCAAATCAAGCTGTCACAGTAATCCTCCCAAAACCAAAGTCAGAGAAGATAGAATTTTGGAAGAGATGGTCCAACATGAAAAACTGAAGGATATGTTTGTGGATATCGTTTCTGAAAGAGAGAAGTAG